The following is a genomic window from bacterium.
CAGCATCTCCGTCTCCTTTTTCAAATTTTCCTTTAGACTCTCCAGAGTTGTGGATTGCAGTTTGGTATAGAGGAGACCCCCGAAAAAAATACAAAAAACCAAAATCGAGGCGAGGAGAGAAAGAAAAACTTTCCAGAAAAAACGTTTGGGAAACATCAAACCGGCGCTTGCTCTTTCAGTTTATAACCGAAAGATTTAATCGTGGAGATGGCCTCTGATAAAAACGGAATTTTTTGCCTTAACCTTGTTACATGCACGTCGACAGTTCGTGTGGAGCCGAAGTAATTGTATCCCCAAACATGGTTGAGAATCATATCGCGTGTTAACACCCTGCCTTTATTCTCCAGCATGTAAAGCAAAAGCTCAAACTCTTTCGCAGTCAGTTCCACTTCAGTTCCGTTCCAGCGCACTTCGTGTTTAACGGTATCCAGACTGAGTCCACCGTACTCGAATTGCTTTTCAGGGATCGAACCCTCTCTGCGCCGGATGTGCGCTTTCACGCGAGCCATCAGTTCCTTCGCGCTGAAGGGCTTCGTTACATAGTCATCCGCGCCTGTCTCGAGGCCTTTCACTTTATCCGC
Proteins encoded in this region:
- a CDS encoding response regulator transcription factor, with the translated sequence MRKNILVVEDEKDIIEVLRYYLEKDNYRVHVAEDGFSALEIAEKVVPNLIILDLMLPRLDGTEVCKRLKADERLRDIPIIMLTAKAEEADKVKGLETGADDYVTKPFSAKELMARVKAHIRRREGSIPEKQFEYGGLSLDTVKHEVRWNGTEVELTAKEFELLLYMLENKGRVLTRDMILNHVWGYNYFGSTRTVDVHVTRLRQKIPFLSEAISTIKSFGYKLKEQAPV